The segment AAGGCAACGGCGGAGCGCTCGAAGCAGCAGTTCGAATCGATGCAGGCGCAGGCTGCCCGCATCAAGACGCTGAGCGGCGACGCGCACATGGAGAGCGGCGGCCTGGTGGTCACCAGCCAGACCGAACTGAAATAAGCCGCGGCCTTGCCGCAGGCCATGAAGCAAACGGGGCGCCTTGGCGCCCCGTTTGGTTTTTGTGCGAAGGAACGACGTCAGATCGTCAGCGCTGCGCGACGCTGCTGCCGCACGATGTTGAGACCCAAGGCGAGCGCGAGCAGCACGACCACCACGCCGAACACCACCATGCCGAGATAGTCGCCGCTCAGGCCCTGCGCAAAACCCGCCGGCAACGTATCGCCCATGGCCATGTCCACCGCCGACATGCCGGTGTAGTGCATGCCGCACACGGCCACGCCCATCACCAGCGCGCTGCCCAGCATCTGCAACCTGCCGCGCAGGTTGAAGGCCAGCCACAACGCAGCCATCGACGCCACGATGGCGATGACTACCGATAGAACCACGAAACCGCCGTCATAAGAGATCTGCGCGGACGTGAGCATCGCCGCCATGCCCAGATAATGCATGCCCGCGACACCCAGGCCCATCAGCACGCCGGCGAACAGCAGGTTGAGCCAACCTACCGCGCCCACGCTCACGACGGCCAGCCCGATCGAACAGGCCACGATGGCCAGCAAGGCGGAGATCGCCGTGAGCACCACGTCGTAGGTCACCTGCACGCCCATGTTGCACGCGATCATCGCGATGAAGTGCATGGCCCAGATGGCGCCCCCGCCCATGGCCGTGCCGGCGGCCAGCACCGCGACCCAGCGCTGACCCGGGTTTTCGGCCCGCGATATGCCCAGCGCGAAC is part of the Dyella jiangningensis genome and harbors:
- a CDS encoding MHYT domain-containing protein; translation: MQEMHQHYNAVLVVLSYVVSVLGSFTALQFALGISRAENPGQRWVAVLAAGTAMGGGAIWAMHFIAMIACNMGVQVTYDVVLTAISALLAIVACSIGLAVVSVGAVGWLNLLFAGVLMGLGVAGMHYLGMAAMLTSAQISYDGGFVVLSVVIAIVASMAALWLAFNLRGRLQMLGSALVMGVAVCGMHYTGMSAVDMAMGDTLPAGFAQGLSGDYLGMVVFGVVVVLLALALGLNIVRQQRRAALTI